One stretch of Streptomyces peucetius DNA includes these proteins:
- a CDS encoding glycoside hydrolase family 15 protein produces the protein MDRQDGYLPIADHGLIGDGRGSALVGRDGAITFMCVPRFDSPPLFCGLLDRRRGGRFLMAPDDVRHSTQRYIHHSAVLVTEMRTPTGIVEVTDAFALHPAARLETNGRSGTGRLLRTARVTHGEVNLHVSLRPRGGGRVTRAPHGWHVQCTAQQLPLHLTCSHALAGLDSTIDMTAGDQLSLTLGWEPTTSPGNHDAVDAAMRQTVRAWQRWSAHVVQAVPQPELVRRSAITLKLLDHMDNGAIVAAPTSSLPECIGGARNWDYRYVWIRDAAYAVFALRRIGLPQEAGRFLHWALSTAQWQEQPLVLYDVDGRPPAPERIDHDLEGYRRSPPVRWGNAAAEQIQHDIYGEILDCAFQWSATGGTLGSELWQRLAHLAQKARTAWSTPDHGIWEVRTPGRPFTYSAAMCQVALDRAARLAHRLHLPGDADAWAKEAHHLTERILKEAWDDATGALTEHLGTGGALDSSLLALPLRRVLPADHPRMIATTRAIADRLGAGQGLLHRYLPQQSPDGIDQPEGAFLLCSFWLVDNLAGQGRIDEAHQLFDRLCSYANPLGLLPEEIDPTTGMFLGNFPQGLSHVGLISSAVVLARTLRGDRPELSTQAWFS, from the coding sequence TTGGACAGGCAGGATGGCTACCTGCCCATCGCCGACCACGGGTTGATCGGGGACGGTCGCGGCTCGGCCCTGGTCGGTCGCGACGGCGCGATCACCTTCATGTGCGTACCGCGCTTCGACTCGCCGCCCTTGTTCTGCGGCCTGCTCGACCGGCGCCGTGGCGGCCGCTTCCTCATGGCTCCGGATGACGTCCGGCACAGCACCCAGCGATACATTCACCACAGCGCGGTCCTGGTCACCGAGATGCGCACGCCGACCGGCATCGTCGAAGTGACCGATGCCTTCGCGCTGCACCCGGCGGCGCGGCTCGAGACGAACGGCCGGTCAGGGACCGGAAGACTGCTCCGCACCGCTCGCGTCACGCACGGCGAGGTGAATCTCCACGTGTCCCTGCGACCTCGGGGAGGCGGACGGGTCACCCGCGCACCGCACGGCTGGCACGTGCAGTGCACGGCGCAGCAGCTGCCTCTTCACCTCACCTGCTCCCATGCCCTTGCCGGGCTCGACAGCACCATCGACATGACTGCCGGAGACCAGCTCTCACTCACCCTCGGCTGGGAACCCACCACCAGCCCCGGGAACCACGACGCAGTCGACGCGGCTATGAGGCAGACCGTACGGGCGTGGCAGCGCTGGTCGGCCCACGTCGTACAAGCTGTGCCGCAACCCGAACTGGTACGACGCTCCGCCATCACCCTGAAGCTGCTGGACCACATGGACAACGGCGCCATTGTCGCAGCCCCCACCTCCTCACTGCCCGAGTGCATCGGCGGAGCGCGCAACTGGGACTACCGCTACGTCTGGATCCGCGACGCGGCATACGCGGTCTTCGCGCTACGCCGCATCGGTCTGCCGCAGGAGGCCGGGCGCTTCCTGCACTGGGCTCTGAGCACCGCCCAGTGGCAGGAGCAGCCCCTCGTCCTGTACGACGTCGACGGACGCCCCCCTGCCCCCGAGAGGATCGATCACGACTTGGAGGGCTACCGCCGCTCACCACCGGTGCGGTGGGGGAACGCCGCCGCGGAGCAGATCCAGCACGACATCTACGGGGAGATCCTGGACTGCGCGTTCCAGTGGTCCGCCACCGGCGGCACGCTGGGCAGCGAGCTCTGGCAGCGCCTGGCCCACCTCGCCCAGAAGGCCCGAACCGCATGGAGCACACCCGATCACGGTATCTGGGAGGTAAGAACCCCCGGGCGGCCGTTCACGTACTCCGCCGCCATGTGCCAGGTCGCCCTCGACCGCGCCGCCCGTCTCGCGCACCGCCTTCACCTCCCGGGAGACGCCGATGCGTGGGCCAAGGAGGCCCACCACCTCACCGAACGCATCCTGAAAGAGGCGTGGGACGACGCAACAGGAGCACTGACCGAACACCTGGGCACGGGCGGAGCCCTGGACAGTTCACTGCTGGCCCTTCCCCTGCGGCGCGTCCTACCGGCCGACCACCCCCGAATGATCGCAACCACGCGCGCCATCGCCGACCGGCTCGGCGCCGGCCAGGGACTGCTTCACCGATACCTTCCGCAGCAGTCCCCCGACGGCATCGACCAGCCCGAAGGCGCATTCCTGCTGTGCAGCTTCTGGTTGGTCGACAACCTGGCCGGCCAGGGCCGCATCGACGAAGCCCACCAGCTCTTCGACCGACTGTGCTCCTACGCGAACCCGCTCGGACTGCTGCCCGAGGAGATCGACCCCACCACAGGCATGTTCCTGGGCAACTTCCCGCAAGGGCTCAGCCACGTCGGCCTCATCTCCAGTGCGGTCGTCCTGGCACGCACCCTCCGCGGAGACCGACCGGAATTGTCCACGC